One Alnus glutinosa chromosome 3, dhAlnGlut1.1, whole genome shotgun sequence genomic region harbors:
- the LOC133864433 gene encoding uncharacterized protein LOC133864433 produces MESGTRMASSSPRIKDDGQDSHKYHKLPPSGYSSSSAFASSCSSFASRSSTFFTRSSTPVNLHGHRSCSPSPYPSKPPSPSPSSSVRFSIEGATSPGRSSISVRKQGSNNAVSSNKKKACACSPTTHPGSFRCSLHKASPLATRGGDHGHQQKTASYHLSLRRSAMTNSLVRIGGVEGGDLVKRALSALIRPSSHQQRRRTAFQPRPSRLSLMSKADES; encoded by the coding sequence atggaGAGTGGTACAAGAATGGCTTCTTCGTCTCCAAGAATCAAAGATGACGGCCAAGATTCTCACAAGTATCACAAATTGCCGCCGTCGGGTTACTCGTCCTCGTCGGCGTTCGCTTCGTCGTGCTCGAGCTTCGCCTCCCGATCGTCCACGTTCTTCACGCGCTCCTCCACGCCCGTGAACTTGCACGGACACCGCTCGTGCTCTCCCTCTCCGTATCCGTCGAAGCCGCCTTCGCCGTCGCCGTCGTCTTCCGTTAGGTTCTCGATCGAGGGGGCGACCTCTCCGGGGCGCTCTTCGATCTCCGTGAGGAAGCAGGGCAGCAACAATGCGGTGTCTTCCAACAAGAAGAAGGCGTGCGCGTGTTCGCCTACGACGCACCCGGGCTCGTTCCGGTGCTCTCTGCACAAGGCCTCGCCTTTGGCTACACGTGGCGGAGATCATGGCCACCAGCAGAAAACGGCGTCGTATCACCTGAGTCTTCGGAGGTCGGCAATGACGAACTCACTGGTAAGGATCGGCGGAGTGGAGGGAGGCGACTTGGTGAAGCGGGCCTTGTCGGCTCTGATTAGGCCCTCCTCGCACCAGCAGCGCCGCCGAACGGCGTTCCAGCCGAGGCCGAGCCGCCTCTCCCTCATGTCCAAGGCCGACGAGTCTTGA